The following proteins are encoded in a genomic region of Natrinema sp. DC36:
- a CDS encoding ABC transporter substrate-binding protein, with protein MSGNGSQVSRRSFLKSAGSATVVATAASSISGCLGGSGDSSGTLRYGRSSHSGTLDPQATTSGEVSKVTNQIYDGLIDFEPGEAAITESLATDWSMDGEEVTLELREDAQFDDGTDFTADDFIATYRRFVDEDYEHHSDEASAYGPFTLGSWIDSVEADGDYTLNITLTQSYAPFLRNLAMFAAVVLPKDGIEDGFDFNADANGTGPFQLEELDNSNGRILLTPNDNYWGDGPNVDELLFIEKGQNSTRTQALVEGELEIIDNLGPDNIGSVEDADGVEVQSGQGINIGYMSFNQSRVEEFRDPRVRQAISYAIDTESIVNEVYSGIAEQADQPCPPALFGHNDDLSPYAYDTDEAQSLLDEAGYGDGFAFELTTFQNARGYNPAPGSTAETIRTNLGEIGIDVTIDERQFANYLTYTAEGKHDASLAGWYTDNADPDNFYYVLLHPQVDSPDGQDWVDWGTEGYNTSNRSAWANQEFMDLVEEAQRTEDQEGRTELYHEAAQIAHDEAPWVYIDYADEIRGVRENVSNYEISAIGGPHLHLVELE; from the coding sequence ATGTCAGGTAATGGCAGTCAGGTATCCAGGCGTAGTTTCTTGAAGTCTGCCGGCAGTGCGACGGTCGTTGCAACTGCGGCGAGCTCCATTTCCGGTTGTCTCGGCGGTAGTGGTGATAGCAGCGGCACGCTCCGGTACGGCCGCAGCTCGCACTCGGGCACCCTCGACCCGCAGGCCACAACCAGCGGCGAGGTTTCGAAAGTCACCAATCAGATTTACGATGGTCTCATCGATTTCGAACCCGGCGAAGCGGCCATCACGGAAAGCCTCGCAACCGACTGGTCGATGGACGGCGAGGAGGTCACGCTCGAACTGCGTGAGGACGCGCAGTTCGACGACGGCACCGACTTCACCGCAGACGACTTCATCGCGACCTACCGACGGTTCGTCGACGAGGACTACGAGCACCACTCCGATGAAGCGTCCGCGTACGGGCCGTTCACGCTCGGGAGCTGGATCGACTCAGTCGAGGCCGACGGCGACTACACGCTGAACATCACGCTCACCCAGTCGTACGCGCCGTTCCTGCGCAACCTCGCGATGTTCGCTGCCGTCGTTCTCCCGAAGGACGGCATCGAGGACGGCTTTGACTTCAACGCGGATGCCAACGGTACCGGCCCGTTCCAGCTCGAGGAACTCGACAACTCGAACGGCCGCATCCTGCTCACACCCAACGACAACTACTGGGGAGACGGTCCGAACGTGGACGAACTCCTGTTCATCGAGAAAGGACAGAATTCCACGCGCACGCAGGCCCTCGTCGAAGGGGAACTGGAGATCATCGACAACCTCGGGCCCGACAACATCGGAAGCGTCGAGGACGCCGACGGCGTCGAAGTCCAGTCCGGGCAGGGCATCAATATCGGGTACATGTCGTTCAACCAGTCCCGCGTGGAGGAGTTCCGTGATCCCCGGGTCCGGCAGGCGATCAGTTACGCTATCGACACCGAATCCATCGTCAACGAAGTCTATTCGGGCATCGCCGAACAAGCCGACCAGCCGTGCCCGCCGGCCCTCTTCGGACACAACGACGACCTCAGTCCGTACGCCTACGACACTGACGAAGCACAATCCCTGCTAGATGAGGCCGGCTACGGTGACGGGTTCGCTTTCGAGCTGACGACCTTCCAGAACGCCCGCGGCTACAATCCGGCGCCGGGTTCGACGGCGGAGACCATCCGGACGAATCTCGGCGAGATCGGCATCGACGTTACGATCGACGAGCGGCAGTTCGCAAACTACCTCACGTACACTGCCGAAGGGAAGCACGACGCGTCTCTGGCCGGTTGGTATACGGACAACGCCGACCCGGACAACTTCTACTACGTCCTCCTTCACCCGCAGGTCGACTCTCCCGACGGGCAGGACTGGGTTGACTGGGGGACGGAGGGCTACAACACGTCCAACCGGAGCGCGTGGGCGAATCAAGAGTTCATGGACCTCGTCGAGGAAGCCCAGCGGACGGAAGACCAGGAGGGACGTACCGAACTCTACCACGAGGCGGCCCAGATCGCTCACGACGAGGCACCGTGGGTCTACATCGACTACGCCGACGAGATCCGCGGCGTCCGGGAGAATGTAAGCAATTACGAGATATCGGCAATCGGTGGCCCGCACCTCCATCTGGTTGAACTCGAGTAA
- a CDS encoding ABC transporter permease codes for MVSKRFIAKRLLLLGPVLFGVATVVFAILHLSPGDPAVAIAGKNPSQEFVEQIRTDLGLNDPLWQQYVRFLQDTATLDFGQSYQIRRGTDVSEILADRLPITIELAILGQIAGLLFGLPLGILSAVKKDTLTDHFSRIGALAGISIPIYWSGPLLILLFAQILGILPTSGRIGSTHFIDSRTGFILVDTLLAGDMAAFQSAARHLVMPVLVLGIYSMAFISRMMRSSMLEVVRQDYMRTARAKGQGAKTTIMKHGLRNAFIPVITIIGIQFGSMLGGSVLTETVFEINGIGTLLVDAINRSDYPVVQATVLVFAFMYTIVNLFVDITYSILDPRIDQ; via the coding sequence ATGGTATCAAAGCGGTTCATTGCCAAACGACTGCTGTTGCTCGGTCCGGTGCTGTTCGGAGTGGCGACAGTAGTCTTCGCCATCCTCCATCTCTCACCGGGTGATCCTGCGGTAGCCATCGCGGGCAAAAACCCGAGCCAGGAGTTCGTCGAGCAGATCCGGACGGATCTCGGACTCAACGATCCGCTATGGCAGCAGTACGTCCGATTCCTGCAGGACACTGCGACGCTCGACTTCGGACAGTCCTACCAGATCCGGCGCGGCACCGACGTCAGTGAAATCCTCGCCGATCGGCTTCCCATCACCATCGAGCTCGCTATTCTCGGACAGATCGCAGGCTTACTGTTCGGGCTCCCGCTCGGGATTCTGAGCGCCGTCAAGAAGGACACGCTGACCGATCACTTCTCCCGAATCGGTGCGCTCGCGGGCATCAGTATCCCCATCTACTGGAGCGGACCGCTCCTGATCCTGCTGTTCGCACAGATTCTGGGCATCCTCCCGACGAGCGGTCGCATCGGGTCGACGCACTTCATCGACTCGAGGACCGGGTTCATCCTCGTCGATACCCTTCTGGCGGGAGACATGGCGGCGTTTCAGTCCGCAGCTCGCCACCTGGTCATGCCCGTCCTCGTACTCGGCATCTACTCGATGGCGTTCATCTCCCGGATGATGCGGTCGTCGATGCTCGAGGTCGTCAGACAGGACTACATGCGGACGGCCCGCGCGAAAGGTCAGGGCGCGAAGACGACGATCATGAAACACGGGCTCCGGAACGCCTTTATTCCCGTTATTACCATCATCGGTATCCAGTTCGGCTCGATGCTCGGCGGCTCCGTGCTGACCGAGACCGTCTTCGAGATCAACGGTATCGGGACGCTGCTCGTGGATGCGATCAACAGGAGCGATTACCCGGTGGTTCAAGCGACCGTCCTCGTCTTCGCGTTCATGTACACGATAGTGAACCTCTTCGTCGACATTACGTACTCCATCCTCGATCCACGGATTGACCAATGA
- a CDS encoding ABC transporter permease produces the protein MSTETKSADVERSTVERLRTNPFLTELLSNRIALIGLGLIVGMFVVAIYARFAYDHDAIVATTFETNPTKTGPSTEFWFGTDGQARDIFPRVLYGAWYALKFGTATVLASTVLGITAGIVAAYYGDLTDNVIMRTMDVLLSFPSLLLALALVTIFPESMGLWRAVIALTLVYTPRFARVVRGAALKVLEDEYIEATRALGATDPRLLIRHVLPNCLAPITVQSTLNYGLAIIDIAALSFLGFGASRGDPSWGMMLSEGVEHGLFSGAWWWSFFPGLFLALTVLGFNLLGDGMRDALDPRMRDAVD, from the coding sequence ATGAGCACGGAAACCAAATCAGCGGACGTCGAACGCAGCACCGTCGAGCGACTCCGCACGAATCCGTTCCTCACGGAACTGCTATCGAATCGCATCGCCCTTATCGGCCTCGGCCTCATCGTCGGGATGTTCGTCGTCGCTATCTACGCTCGATTCGCCTACGACCACGACGCCATCGTCGCCACGACCTTCGAAACGAACCCGACGAAGACGGGACCGAGCACCGAGTTCTGGTTCGGGACCGACGGGCAGGCCCGCGACATCTTCCCGCGCGTGCTGTACGGCGCGTGGTACGCGCTGAAGTTCGGGACCGCGACCGTCCTCGCGTCTACGGTCCTCGGCATCACCGCCGGCATCGTCGCGGCGTACTACGGCGACCTCACCGACAACGTCATCATGCGGACGATGGACGTGCTCCTCTCGTTCCCGTCGCTGCTGCTGGCGCTCGCGCTCGTCACCATCTTCCCCGAGTCGATGGGGCTGTGGCGCGCGGTCATCGCGCTCACGCTCGTGTACACGCCGCGGTTCGCCCGCGTCGTGCGCGGGGCGGCGCTGAAAGTCCTCGAGGACGAGTACATCGAGGCGACGCGCGCGCTCGGTGCGACCGACCCGCGGCTGTTGATTCGCCACGTCCTGCCGAACTGCCTGGCGCCGATCACCGTCCAGTCCACGCTGAACTACGGTCTGGCCATCATCGACATCGCGGCGCTGTCGTTCCTCGGATTCGGCGCGAGCCGCGGCGACCCGTCGTGGGGGATGATGCTTTCTGAGGGGGTCGAGCACGGCCTGTTCTCGGGCGCGTGGTGGTGGTCGTTCTTCCCCGGCCTGTTCCTCGCGCTCACCGTGCTCGGGTTCAACCTCCTCGGCGACGGGATGCGAGACGCCCTCGACCCCCGCATGCGAGATGCCGTCGACTGA
- a CDS encoding biotin--[acetyl-CoA-carboxylase] ligase — protein MNETRRAVLEALADGPASGPDLAESLDISRAAVWKHIEALREAEFAIESGPNGYELAAIEAYNAPAVEFELEAPFSIDYHDSVGSTNDRARELAADGAADVAVLADEQTGGRGRLEREWAAPSGGVWVSVVTRPDITPAQAPLYTLAASVATATAAREAGVDARIKWPNDVVVPVGDDGDYRKLAGILTEMEGQTDRVDWLVVGIGINANLDADALPEGATTVRDEADDVDRRRFVQRLLEEFERYRTDLEAVVPAWRDLALTLGQRVRVDRPAGEIVGDAVDVTESGSLVVETDDDRVTVAAGDCEHLRPV, from the coding sequence ATGAACGAGACGAGACGAGCGGTTCTCGAGGCGCTCGCGGACGGGCCGGCATCGGGACCGGACCTGGCGGAATCGCTCGACATTTCGCGGGCGGCCGTCTGGAAGCACATCGAGGCGTTGCGCGAGGCGGAGTTCGCGATCGAGAGCGGGCCGAACGGCTACGAACTCGCGGCCATCGAGGCGTACAACGCCCCGGCGGTCGAGTTCGAACTCGAGGCACCGTTCTCGATCGACTACCACGATTCCGTGGGGAGTACGAACGATCGGGCGCGCGAACTGGCGGCCGACGGCGCGGCGGACGTGGCCGTCCTCGCGGACGAACAGACCGGCGGCCGCGGTCGCCTCGAGCGCGAGTGGGCCGCGCCGTCGGGCGGCGTCTGGGTGAGCGTCGTGACGCGCCCCGATATCACGCCCGCACAGGCCCCGTTGTACACGCTCGCGGCGTCGGTCGCCACGGCGACGGCGGCTCGAGAGGCGGGCGTCGACGCGCGGATCAAGTGGCCCAACGACGTGGTCGTCCCGGTCGGCGACGACGGCGACTATCGGAAGCTCGCGGGGATTCTCACGGAGATGGAGGGCCAGACGGATCGGGTCGACTGGCTCGTCGTCGGGATCGGGATCAACGCGAACCTCGACGCTGACGCGCTGCCCGAGGGGGCGACCACCGTCCGCGACGAGGCCGACGATGTCGATCGCCGACGATTCGTCCAGCGCCTGCTCGAGGAGTTCGAGCGGTATCGGACCGACCTCGAAGCCGTCGTTCCGGCGTGGCGGGACCTCGCGCTGACGCTCGGCCAGCGCGTGCGAGTCGATCGACCAGCGGGCGAGATCGTCGGCGACGCAGTCGACGTAACGGAATCGGGGTCGCTCGTGGTCGAGACCGACGACGACCGAGTGACGGTCGCTGCGGGAGACTGTGAACACCTACGCCCCGTCTGA
- a CDS encoding tyrosine--tRNA ligase, which yields MDAYELLTRNAEEVVTDEEVRDLAKDPEGKRAYVGYEPSGVLHLGHLLTANKLIDLQDAGMEVVVLLADVHAYLNEKGSFEEIRATAEQMKAQFLAYGLDEEQTEFVYGSAFQLEEEYTLDLHHLERETTMNRAQRAMAEIQGDETAKVSHLVYPLMQTLDIEYLDLDLAVGGLDQRKVHMLAREKLPELEYDVRPAIHTPIVADLTSGEGKMSSSEGITISMEDSTEDLEEKVNSAFCPPTRDPEGDLENPVLELFEYHVFPRFDEVVVERPEKYGGDLTYEAYEELAADLESGELHPADAKGTLAASLDELIAPGREKLRELRS from the coding sequence ATGGACGCCTACGAATTGCTGACGCGAAACGCCGAGGAGGTCGTCACCGACGAGGAGGTCCGCGACCTCGCGAAGGATCCCGAGGGCAAGCGGGCCTACGTCGGCTACGAGCCCTCCGGTGTGCTCCACCTCGGCCATCTCCTGACCGCGAACAAGCTCATCGACCTCCAGGATGCGGGGATGGAGGTCGTCGTTCTGCTGGCGGACGTCCACGCCTACCTCAACGAGAAGGGGAGCTTCGAGGAGATCCGGGCCACCGCCGAGCAGATGAAAGCCCAGTTCCTCGCCTACGGCCTCGACGAAGAGCAGACGGAGTTCGTCTACGGCTCCGCGTTCCAGCTCGAGGAGGAGTACACCCTCGACCTGCACCACCTCGAGCGCGAGACGACGATGAACCGCGCCCAGCGCGCGATGGCCGAGATTCAGGGCGACGAGACGGCGAAGGTGAGCCATCTGGTCTACCCGCTGATGCAGACCCTGGACATCGAATACCTCGATCTCGATCTCGCGGTCGGCGGGCTCGACCAGCGCAAGGTTCACATGCTCGCCCGCGAGAAGCTGCCCGAACTCGAGTACGACGTTCGGCCCGCGATCCATACCCCCATCGTCGCCGACCTCACGAGCGGCGAGGGGAAGATGTCCTCGAGCGAGGGGATCACCATCTCGATGGAGGACTCGACCGAGGACCTCGAGGAGAAGGTTAACTCGGCGTTCTGCCCGCCGACCCGGGACCCCGAAGGCGACCTCGAGAACCCCGTCCTCGAACTGTTCGAGTACCACGTCTTCCCGCGCTTCGACGAAGTCGTCGTCGAGCGACCCGAGAAGTACGGCGGCGATCTCACCTACGAGGCGTACGAGGAACTCGCGGCAGACCTCGAGTCGGGCGAACTCCACCCCGCCGACGCGAAGGGGACGCTCGCGGCCTCCCTCGACGAACTGATCGCACCCGGCCGCGAGAAACTGCGCGAACTGCGCTCCTGA